The Besnoitia besnoiti strain Bb-Ger1 chromosome Unknown contig00014, whole genome shotgun sequence genome contains a region encoding:
- a CDS encoding uncharacterized protein (encoded by transcript BESB_026450) → MQGPGSKDAEEGPFLTRPPAAAEDAKAVPDSGKRHSQSTVGTLDLATDHDIGDTHAPSTSADAAARPHHSETSPNTIAHAVPPLANVRPSPATTEAPATVANPPKDSVPPAPATGAEFDVKRPSGQEGVPPPPPHGDKAPPHATGPEFDVSDDSPSAPVTRTERQGARDESNLLQEEPPTPPPTPAPGAAAIDSGIGVAEMGRPSPTLAAAFDDGPSSEAPVSREGYNTAVTDTADGDLPSPNN, encoded by the coding sequence ATGCAGGGACCCGGCTCAAAAGATGCCGAGGAGGGGCCCTTTCTTACGAGacctccagcagctgctgaggaCGCTAAGGCAGTCCCTGACTCAGGAAAGCGTCACTCACAGTCGACCGTTGGAACCTTGGATTTGGCAACTGATCACGACATTGGCGATACGCACGCACCGAGTACCTCTGCggatgcagctgcgcggccccACCATAGTGAAACCTCCCCGAACACGATCGCTCATGCAGTTCCACCTTTGGCGAACGTACGGCCCTCGCCTGCTACGACTGAGGCACCCGCGACTGTAGCGAATCCTCCGAAGGACAGCGTGCCTCCAGCTCCAGCGACGGGGGCTGAATTCGATGTCAAGCGCCCTAGCGGACAGGAAGGGGTTCCTCCACCTCCCCCCCACGGAGACAaggcgcctccgcatgcCACAGGACCGGAGTTTGATGTCTCTGATGATTCACCCTCAGCACCGGTGACGAGGACTGAACGGCAGGGAGCTCGTGACGAATCCAACTTACTACAAGAAGAACCTCCGACGCCTCCCCCAACACCTGCTCCCGGTGCAGCCGCGATTGATTCCGGCATAGGTGTTGCAGAGATGGGGCGACCTTCGCCAACCCTTGCGGCTGCGTTTGACGATGGGCCGTCTTCTGAGGCACCCGTTTCAAGAGAGGGCTACAACACTGCAGTGACGGATACAGCGGATGGCGACTTGCCCTCTCCGAACAACTGA
- a CDS encoding uncharacterized protein (encoded by transcript BESB_026460): MGATNSTFQEDDSEPIEVAVATGKQLTDWEFLRSSIVGRHYGLDAAALESYSHAGVLVQQLPSKISPHRSSEDSGRHGLSSDLPEQTRRKTLSHCRGEVFSPSPGVLSISRALSPSARYNASCLGRRSTIAREGRTLNRKLASAHMNCLIGGHAAEVSDASPPSVEDEGGSTRAPSFEDILNSSKQTPCPILYTADRPRSLPQGGKKRRSATAKTPQTERTLTCVESTSALFGGCTRSTAGSLAESGTRHGVTNTRDTRPDAFLDQAFCGDYVRSVSLRLPVSSEKKTISGSAFFAAGELFETSPTAFYRPGRRVCEPERRPLGSGEEKAACSPPPTATGPSDKRCWCSFQSEELPHSSSVVFLGSPGWPSHAVPLRLLLHVAPEIPPSSLPPLPHSDRRGTRCLINHSPVVALLHTLHLLQRRVQADEASRGKRKEGRDASPFLPRSFFTFGGESTTDGGGKRLSHDAVSAKRETLSSLVQEEGETATSQVSPSRFPLPPPGGKRGSAVSEPQIWDADGPVSSRGCLSPAAENSASGHLCVSRAFLPVRLPTESAVAQILFGPMALAQLASSGRRQEDTAEKAPKRSPLPGEASERLRSEERKLLAGDSRPSTALGPRIAFCSLPCVALFVLQHFRAEAYYLAPRLALEGLLNAGLLFLFRGISCPAFLPSQTCIEAWEDNQTQRDEEELHRAPSEDGQTGEQCRSLWFVSPAELGLDEPLEDGPVGGEAGSLKEGSRRPRGGRDASARKEEKKPKAAACQAPVAKVGSTSSGVQKVTHTAVCKRTLFESSTRTQHAFFSAQPSSSPSRGLRLNGSVQARCGGDECVSDPCGPRSFAFASVDTQSAAAAPSCLRRGKKTPLISFVSSSSASSLSLALDVEVYDDSNDEATGRDEWDTTAANSAAALSLQKRPEKLSQFREQTGGGAKTEEDAPTSPATSASPGRDPAALAPGSPQSPASASAAFLNGSRVSTEGQPLNNRQTAFVVGMPQLDWMCGHFAMAVALGGFAHEFTACLSRRRRLRRGPVPLCSPLSAVPQFALLASSRMPPRQSSRSHSHSVEDELGTFRLAVERLQEAQEEKRDYFITHAHPPPVNLSLRRTVAKHTGRQSRTQALNRCGDGEGDENEPRDRGSGEELRRLRSGNLDEVEDKQRLEPGGGRERGLSAEPRASQKSVGQSEAEKEERRQWKRRQKFYEERSGLTAAMAVYWQLQEDFEVCSRYRQRTSGKVNGGGAAQDEAPPTPSSGEDRSRSKGASDAREFHVFLVDGTCRSEFGKSRRARTQDSKDSRASKGEACRDGDGAALAPLSQGSPRAASAGEWAACSQAEALPGGGSGSGSADAEASGFAAKERRTGTERDAKAALRKDGPRRGRSPQDHEVEAASPAVSQFNLWSCAAHSRATSASLTAGRGSEDEDCRATTPLRHSGPDSSRGAGGEGAEALDGGDGPPGSSKETLAKRRAPRKVRVESGPPSPSPKRDLARETGKNERGSVSSGGAASPEEGRRDDERRLTENGDEIAHVFLKLHTVLALLEIPVEGANPAKIEAVQKELGKHGETAFHWICFTPISVSSPPASLDPASSKPVQGLQASCRLSGQSTRAADTSASVLSPSALAEEGAAERAGSEAAVQPRASSPAGRRRGPRTAEEGTQREAKGTRIGGAERRGDSIGDAAAEKQVEPPASLHPSGKPVERFYWFSCSMGPGDAPPYAPFTRCSVLLAFSASRVWEILASAGAPSSSTVVVLEEVVESGAGGSGI, from the exons atgggagcaACGAATTCCACGTTTCAGGAAGATGATTCGGAACCTATTGAGGTGGCAGTTGCCACAGGGAAGCAGCTTACCGACTGGGAATTTCTTCGCTCCAGCATTGTGGGGCGGCACTATGGCCTGGATGCCGCGGCTCTGGAGAGCTACAGCCATGCTGGGGTCCTTGTTCAACAGCTGCCCTCGAAAATTTCACCTCACAGATCTAGTGAAGACTCGGGAAGACACGGTCTCTCTTCAGATTTACCTGAACAGACTCGACGGAAAACGTTGTCTCACTGCCGCGGAGAAGTCTTTTCGCCCTCTCCGGGTGTTTTATCCATCTCTCGCGCCCTCTCTCCGTCAGCCAGGTACAATGCGTCGTGTCTCGGCAGGCGCTCGACCAttgcgcgagaaggccggaCTCTCAACAGGAAGCTGGCCTCTGCACACATGAACTGTCTCATCGGGGGACACGCGGCGGAGGtcagcgacgcctcgcctccATCTGTAGAGGACGAAGGTGGCAGCACAAGGGCGCCGAGTTTCGAAGATATTCTCAACAGTTCAAAGCAGACTCCGTGTCCCATCCTGTACACAGCTGACAGGCCCCGAAGCTTGCCTCAAGGAGGCAAGAAGCGTCGATCGGCGACGGCTAAGACTCCCCAAACGGAGAGGACTCTGACTTGCGTCGAGAGTACCTCCGCTTTGTTTGGCGGCTGCACGCGTTCCACCGCAGGCTCGCTTGCGGAGAGTGGGACCCGTCATGGTGTGACAAACACTCGCGACACGAGGCCGGATGCATTCTTGGATCAGGCTTTTTGCGGGGACTACGTTCGTTCGGTCTCCCTTCGTTTGCCTGTCAGCTCTGAGAAAAAAACCATCTCGGGGAGTGCCTTTTTCGCGGCCGGGGAACTTTTCGAGACTTCGCCAACGGCTTTCTACAGGCCAGGGAGGCGCGTCTGTGAACCAGAGCGGCGTCCACTtggcagcggagaagaaaaagcagcCTGTTCGCCCCCCCCCACTGCCACCGGGCCCTCCGACAAGCGGTGCTGGTGTTCGTTTCAGTCGGAGGAACTCCCCCACTCTTCCTCCGTTGTCTTCTTGGGCTCTCCAGGCTGGCCGTCGCACGCGGTTCCacttcgtctgcttctgcaTGTCGCCCCCGAAATACCCCCAtcctctctgccgcctctcccccaCAGCGACCGCAGAGGGACGCGCTGTCTCATAAACCATAGCCCGGttgtcgcgctgctgcacacgCTGCATTTGCTTCAGCGCCGTGTgcaggcagacgaggcgtcTCGGGGCAAGCGGAAAGAGGGGCGCGATGCTAGCCCTTTTCTTCCACGCTCGTTTTTCACATTCGGTGGGGAGTCAACAACGGATGGAGGCGGCAAGCGTCTGTCTCATGATGCTGTCTCTgccaagagagagacgctcTCGAGCCTCGTccaggaggaaggcgagacagcTACCTCACAGGTTTCCCCCTCTCGATTTCCACTCCCCCCACCTGGAGGAAAACGGGGTAGCGCCGTCTCTGAGCCACAGATTTGGGATGCAGACGGCCCGGTCTCTTCCAGGGGGTGCCTAAGTCCAGCGGCAGAAAACAGCGCTTCAGGACATCTTTGTGTCTCGCGTGCTTTTCTTCCAGTGCGCCTCCCTACAGAGTCTGCTGTCGCACAGATCCTCTTCGGCCCCATGGCGCTTGCGCAGCTGGCTAGCTCGGGTCGCCGTCAAGAAGATACGGCCGAGAAGGCGCCAAAGAGGTCCCCGCTACCCGGGGAGGCTTCGGAGAGGCTCAGATCTGAAGAGCGGAAGTTGCTTGCCGGCGACAGCCGTCCTTCGACTGCTCTAGGCCCGCGCATCGCGTTCTGTTCGCTTCCGTGTGTGGCACTCTTCGTGCTTCAGCACTTCCGGGCTGAGGCATACTACTTGGCGCCCCGTCTCGCACTGGAGGGGCTGCTCAACGCCGGATTGCTTTTTCTCTTTAGGGGTATCTCGTGTCCAGCGTTTTTGCCGTCGCAGACGTGCATAGAAGCCTGGGAAGACAATCAGAcgcagcgagacgaagaagaactTCACCGTGCGCCGAGCGAAGACGGGCAGACCGGAGAGCAGTGCCGAAGCCTGTGGTTTGTCTCTCCTGCGGAGCTAGGCCTCGACGAGCCTCTTGAGGATGGGCCTGTtggcggagaggcggggTCGCTGAAAGAAGGAagtcgccgtccgcgaggggggcgggacgcctccgccaggaaagaagaaaagaagccAAAAGCTGCCGCGTGTCAGGCTCCCGTCGCCAAGGTCGGTAGCACGTCCTCTGGTGTGCAGAAGGTAACGCACACGGCGGTATGCAAGCGAACGCTTTTCGAGTCGTCCACGAGAACTCAACATGCCTTCTTTTCCGCGCAGCCGTCGTCGAGTCCGAGTCGCGGGTTGCGTCTGAATGGTAGCGTACAGGCGAGGTGCGGGGGGGACGAGTGCGTGAGCGACCCCTGCGGGCCTCGTTCCTTTGCCTTTGCCTCAGTCGACACGcagtccgcggcggctgcgccctccTGTCTGCGCAGGGGAAAGAAGACCCCCCTGATTTCTTTTgtgtcgtcctcgtctgcctcctcgctctcgctcgccctcgatGTCGAGGTCTACGATGACTCCAACGACGAGGCCACGGGTCGCGACGAATGGGATACGACGGCCGCGAActctgccgcggctctgtctctccagAAGAGACCAGAGAAGCTTTCACAGTTCAGGGAGCAAACCGGAGGAGGGGCGAAAACggaagaggacgcgcctACGTCTCCCGCCACATCTGCTAGCCCTGGGCGAGACCCTGCGGCATTGGCCCCCGGCAGTCCCCAGTCCCCAgcgtctgcatctgctgcttTTCTGAATGGCTCCCGCGTGTCGACAGAAGGCCAGCCGCTGAACAACAGACAAACTGCCTTCGTGGTAGGCATGCCGCAGCTCGACTGGATGTGTGGGCACTTCGCTATGGCCGTCGCTCTTGGTGGCTTCGCTCACGAGTTCACCGCTTGTCTcagtcgccgccgacgcctccggcgcgggcCTGTGCCTCTTTGTTCCCCTCTTTCGGCCGTTCCACAGTTCGCTCTACTTGCTTCTTCACGCATGCCACCACGCCAGAGTTCTCGTTCTCACTCTCATTCTGTCGAGGATGAACTTGGCACCTTTCGTCTGGCGGTAGAGAGACTCCAAGAGGCGCAGGAAGAAAAGCGAGATTACTTTATCACGCACGCTCATCCGCCTCCAGTCAATctgtcgcttcgccgcaCTGTGGCAAAGCACACCGGGCGTCAGTCGCGCACGCAGGCTCTGAATCggtgcggcgacggcgagggagacgaaaacGAGCCCAGAGACCGAGGATCGGGAGAAGAGCTGAGGAGGCTGAGGAGCGGGAACCTCGACGAGGTTGAAGACAAACAGAGGCTcgagcctggcggcggccgggAGCGAGGACTGTCAGCGgagccgcgggcctcgcagAAAAGCGTAGGAcagagcgaggcagagaaagaagagcgaCGCCAGTGGAAAAGGCGACAGAAATTCTACGAAGAACGCAGCGGCCTGACCGCCGCCATGGCTGTCTACTGGCAACTGCAGGAGGACTTCGAGGTCTGCTCGCGGTACAGGCAGCGAACAAGTGGAAAGGTCAACGGTGGAGGGGCAGCCCAAGACGAGGCGCCTCCTACTCCGTCTTCGGGTGAAGATAGAAGCAGGTCAAAAGGAGCCTCTGACGCTAGAGAGTTCCACGTTTTCCTAGTCGACGGCACGTGCCGCAGCGAATTCGGAaaaagcaggcgcgcgcgaacccAAGACAGCAAAG ACTCTCGGGCGTCAAAAGGCGAAGCCTGCCGGGACGGCGACGGGGCTGCCCTTGCGCCACTCTCCCAggggtcgccgcgggcggcgtctgcaggggAATGGGCAGCGTGCAGccaggcagaggcgctgccgggGGGCGGTAGCGGCTCGGGCagtgcggacgccgaggctTCCGGTTTCGCAGCCAAGGAACGCCGAACGGGAACGGAAAGAGATGCCAAGGCGGCTCTCAGGAAGGACgggccgcgacgaggccgcagtCCGCAGGACCATGAAGtggaggcggcctcgcctgctgtctctcaGTTTAATTTatggagctgcgcggcgcactCCAGAGCGACGTCGGCATCTCTGACggcaggcagaggcagcgaagatGAAGACTgccgagcgacgacgccttTGCGCCATTCTGGCCCGGattcttcgcgcggcgcaggaggagaaggagcggaagCGCTGGACGGGGGCGACGGCCCTCCCGGCAGCAGCAAGGAGACTCTTGCGAAGCGCAGAGCGCCAAGGAA AGTTCGGGTTGAGTCTgggccgccttcgccctcgccgaaGCGCGACTTGGCACGCGAAACCGGGAAAAATGAAAGAGGCAGTGTGTCATCGGggggcgcagcctcgccagAAGAGGGCAGAAGAGACGACGAACGAAGGCTGACCGAAAACGGGGACGAAATAGCTCATGTATTCTTGAAGCTTCACACagtcctcgcgcttctcgagATTCCCGTCGAAGGCGCAAACCCGGCGAAAATTGAG GCGGTTCAGAAGGAACTCGGAAAGCACGGGGAGACTGCATTTCACTGGATCTGCTTCACGCCgatctctgtctcctcgcctcctgcgtctctcgaTCCCGCCTCGTCCAAGCCCGTCCagggcctgcaggcgtcgtGTCGGTTGTCTGGTCAATCTACGCGTGCAGCTGACACTTCTGCGTCGGTTCTCAGCccgtcggcgctcgcggaggagggtGCGGCTGAGAGAGCAGGCTCTGAGGCGGCGGTacagcctcgcgcctcgtcgccggcagggcggcgacgggggcCCCGAACTGCTGAGGaagggacgcagagagaggcgaaaggaACGCGGATCGGTGGTGCAGAAAGGAGGGGCGATTCGATTggtgacgcggcggccgagaagCAGGTGGAACCGCCGGCAAGTCTCCACCCCAGTGGCAAACCCGTGGAGAGATTCTATTGGTTTTCGTGTTCGATGGGGCCTGGTGACGCACCCCCCTACGCGCCTTTCACTCGGTGCTCTGTGTTGCTCGCCTTCTCAGCAAGTCGTGTGTGGGAGATCCTCGCTAGCGCCGGGGctccgtcgtcctcgacAGTTGTTGTTCTCGAAGAAGTcgtcgagagcggcgcgggggggagcGGCATTTAA
- a CDS encoding uncharacterized protein (encoded by transcript BESB_026470), giving the protein MASLSSRTPAEGAVVVSPSSPASSPSKSFVFSSPSRGSSPTVSSSSMASASFAEPVAASSPSPLPAVSQTSPPVGATLEALSSPGAFQGPSPPAEQSVAWSEAASVEDDAADVLKATAAIVSASVPPSLSQFDALPPPVHSSSPPSGLSSPHVGRQATPREATRLFEKRVNAAREAAKDWSPQGAAPHSENPVGMEPLDEKSTQAAELEAGERDGGEKRETAEEEWEKEGASAESRGRGEGRSVASSPSSDAPPRAPLPQESPASAGLFPVAGSSPSPASSPAATARVLQALVAAPAPGSSPSQHHDEAVREAEQILAKQMKALASAESAGTEEAAGKPPVRATSSSPRAASSAGLVKVLSGSGSASLVRRGDEGSLLRLFQSEYFDAYFHMHYLFHRQEPGVHEYLVNLLYVKRTDEDIIFYLPQLVQLSLVRFKTSSLHRFLLDKASKSMHLALMASWLYQSMVEDKVTGLEEAAQKMTQEVEMAVVNCKPLGAGAHHGWSAKPERDAETKRDERGKQKSDALSVDLFKRRRIVQLIRQHQRSLEQEAESAETSHAASSAPPQSAPCEAEGERLAGSGREPRDGEGRTSPSSAPSPESASASSRACGDPSAAREGSSAEGDEEKEEGGHALPLLSSVVASSFSVAESDRESPSSASPTPAESRASPESSSLLSSAGASSASPSPSPSPSSPPSPAASVRRRDPTSRGTLPVGTVLPRMPPSLRHLTGATTLPGAKVKLPSVYGKLGNPLSLSTLQLPLLSPARCGGGARRPAGEGEVQGGGGSKVEAGEGRTQPQPREEEKGRQVSDGWGRDGQGMEEELQQFIMKQRRCDYFNTLNHFISLLIDVSNALALEPDRSLRPSLLSHFLESLNSWILCRRLYVAAMIGTSTMTGVTIPFHEVGFDPNEDAHGTMRAASSSSSHASFASLRSGNAAFHAAPASMLTAGAHGGMHARKKGAQAALARRGEDEERRRAVASNDDQVHSLQILRVEVKECRALSSKKRVPYLLVFEVADLDEDLTQFEDVADLASSSESAAAARTPGSSSSVRSGAASPSPSSGSHRHAQGDSRCGSRAAASPSSPSSSARRDDEHKHSSKANRRRDEDGEVACARQTDSPPALQWSSLYVYEAIVEELKQQKLLVSNAEDEDGVTTVRRALGLIPSDPAPSTAAPATQSVSSASASTASAPSTSSSSSTRPSDRSSLFLSSFLGGALSSSSQSSSASSAASTAGASLPSPSEASRAASRGFFAGLESFAFSSSAFSSSTSGSFGLLQAAGLGVRAPSPGADGQKDEGGRKAGDSGDGQEAEEVEIAQGTALGRMTKQKKQLWGELWGDKRERLRRRSPYGHLRSWDIRCVLVKGGDDLRQELLASQLVRQFKAIFDEARLPLWLRPYEILVTGSNSGVMEFVPDTCSVDVLKKRHNTDSIARVFDVLFADNPFEAKKNFIESHAAYSLVSYFLQVKDRHNGNLLLDAEGHLIHIDYGYLLSNSPGNINFETSPFKLTQEFLDVMDGETSDNYEYFRTLIIRGFLEARKHADRIILLVEMMLSATKMPCFSGGPQYTLDSLRERFMIGLPEDTCIERIVDLIETSVNNFRTVQYDNFQRITNGIL; this is encoded by the exons ATGGCCTCTCTATCTTCGCGTACGCCAGCAGAGGGTGCCGTGGTtgtctctccgtcttctcctgcctcttctccgaGCAAGTCCtttgtcttctcttcgccgtcgcgaggCTCCTCTCCCACGGTATCGAGTTCTTCCATGGCTTCCGCTTCGTTTGCGGAGCCTGTCGCCGCTTCTTCACCTTCGCCGTTGCCTGCCGTGTCGCAGACATCGCCGCCTGTGGGCGCGACGTTGGAAGCGCTCTCGAGTCCCGGCGCCTTCCAGggcccctcgccgccggcggaacAAAGTGTGGCCTGGTCGGAAGCCGCAAGTGTCGAAGATGATGCAGCAGATGTgctgaaggcgacggcggcgattGTGTCAGCGTCTGTTCCCCCCTCTTTGAGCCAGTTCGAcgcgctccctcctcctgTCCACTCCTCCTCCCCGCCCTCCGGCCTGTCCTCACCTCACGTCGGGCGCCAAGCGACgccacgcgaggcgacgaggctctTTGAAAAGCGCGTGAACGCTGCCAGAGAGGCTGCCAAGGACTGGAGTCCGCAGGGCGCAGCTCCTCACTCTGAAAACCCCGTCGGGATGGAACCGCTGGACGAGAAGAGCACccaggccgcggagctcgaggctGGAGAGCGTGACGggggagagaagcgagagaccgcggaggaggagtgGGAGAAGGAGGGCGCGTCGGCAGAGtcccgcgggagaggcgagggGCGCTCTGTGGCatcgtctccgtcgtcggACGCACCGCCTCGTGCGCCTCTTCCGCAAGAGTCTCCAGCGTCTGCGGGGCTTTTTCCTGTGGCGGgctcctccccctcgcctgcctcgtcgcctgcggcgaccgcgagagttctgcaggcgctcgtcgcggcgcccgcgccaggcAGCTCGCCGTCTCAGCACCACGACGAGGCAGTGCGCGAGGCTGAACAGATCCTGGCGAAGCAGATGAaggcgctggcgtctgcggaaAGCGCGGGCACGGAGGAGGCTGCAGGGAAGCCCCCAGTGAGAGcgacgtcttcttcgccgcgcgcggcctcgtccgcgGGGCTGGTGAAGGTGCTGAGtgggagcggcagcgcgagtctggtgcggcgcggagacgagggcaGCTTGCTGCGCCTTTTCCAGTCCGAGTACTTTGACGCCTACTTCCACATGCACTACCTCTTCCACAGACAAGAGCCCGGCGTCCACGAATACCTGGTCAACTTGCTCTACGTGAAGCGGACCGACGAGGACATTATCTTCTACCTGCCGCAGCTCGTCCAGCTCTCGCTCGTCCGCTTCAAAACGTCTTCGCTGcaccgcttcctcctcgacaAAGCAAGTAAAAGCATGCATCTCGCCCTCATGGCCTCCTGGCTGTACCAGTCCATGGTCGAAGACAAAGTCACAG GCCTGgaagaggctgcgcagaagaTGACGCAGGAAGTGGAGATGGCAGTGGTGAACTGTAAGCcgctgggcgccggcgcgcatcACGGCTGGAGTGCAaagccagagagagacgcggagacgaagcgagacgaacgagggaagcagaagagcgacgcgctgTCCGTGGACCTCTTCAAGAGAC GGCGCATCGTTCAGCTCATCCGTCAGCACCAGCGTTCCCTGGAGCAAGAGGCCGAGAGCGCGGAGACTTCGCacgctgcgtcgtcggcgccgccgcagtctgcGCCTTGCGAAGCTGAGGGCGAGCGTCTGGCGGGCTCGgggcgagagccgcgcgacggggAGGGACGgacttctccctcttccgcgccgtccCCCGAGTCTGccagcgcgtcttctcgcgcatGTGGCGATCCCTCTGCGGCCAGAGAGGGCAGTTCAGCTGAGggggacgaagagaaggaggaaggggGTCACGCGTTGCCGCTTCTTTCGTCTGTcgtcgcgtcttctttctctgtcgcggagagcgaccgcgagtctccctcgtcggcgtcgccgacgccagccgagtcgcgcgcgtcgccggaaAGCTCGTCTCTGTTGTCTTCCGCGGGCGCTTcatccgcctcgccgtctccgtctccgtctccgtcgtcgccgccttcgcctgctgcgagtgttcgccggcgcgaccCGACCTCGCGCGGGACGCTGCCTGTAGGCACCGTGCTGCCGCGGATGCCGCCGAGTCTGCGGCATCTCacgggcgcgacgacgctACCGGGTGCCAAGGTGAAGCTGCCCTCGGTGTACGGGAAGCTGGGAAATCCCCTCTCGCTGTCCACGctccagctgccgctgctctcgccggcgcgttgcggcggaggcgcccgacgcccAGCCGGCGAGGGGGAGGTGCAGGGCGGGGGTGGCAGCAAGGTCGAGGCCGGGGAGgggcgcacgcagccgcagccgcgcgaagaggagaaaggcAGGCAGGTCAGCGACGGCTGGGGGAGAGACGGCCAGGGCATGGAGGAAGAGCTACAGCAGTTCATCATGAAACAGAGAAGATGCGACTACTTTAACACGCTTAACCACTTCATCTCGCTCCTCATCGACGTCTCCaacgccctcgccctcgagccCGACAGATCCCTCAG GCCTTCGCTTTTGAGTCACTTTTTGGAGAGTCTGAACAGCTGGATTCTGTGTCGGCGGCTGTACGTCGCGGCGATGATTGGCACGTCGACGATGACGGGTGTGACGATTCCGTTCCACGAGGTCGGCTTCGATCCCAACGAAGACGCCCACGGGACGATGcgggccgcctcctcttcctcctcccacgcctccttcgcctcgctgcggtcGGGAAACGCCGCTttccacgcggcgccggcctcgatGCTGACTGCGGGCGCCCACGGCGGTATGCATGCGCGGAAGAAGGGTGCTCAGGCCGCGctggcgagacgcggcgaagacgaagagcgcagacgcgcggtAGCCTCCAACGACGATCAAGTGCACTCGCTGCAAATCCTCAGAGTGGAGGTCAAGGAATGTCGCGCCCTCAGCTCCAAGAAACGCGTGCCTTACCTCCTCGTGTTCGAGGTCGCCGACCTCGACGAG GACTTGACGCAGTTCGAGGACGTCGCCgacctcgcctcctcgtcggaatccgctgccgcagcccgcaCACCCGGCTCCAGTTCGTCTGTGCGCTCcggggcggcctcgccgtctccctcgtccgGCTCGCACCGccacgcgcagggcgactCGCGGTGCGGGTCGcgtgccgcagcctcgccgtcgtcgccgtcgagctCTGCGCGAAGAGACGACGAACACAAGCACAGCAGCAAGGCCAACAgacggagagacgaagacggggaggtcgcgtgcgcgcggcagacCGACTCCCCGCCCGCCCTCCAGTGGTCGTCGCTCTACGTCTACGAGGCCATCGTCGAGGAACTCAAG CAACAGAAACTCCTCGTGTCGAatgcggaagacgaggacggtGTGACGACAGTCCGCCGGGCTCTTGGTCTCATTCCATCGGATCCTGCTCCGTCGACGGCGGCTCCAG CAACTCAGTcagtctcttctgcgtcagCGTCtacggcctccgcgccctcgacttcttcctcctcgtctacACGTCCCTCGGATCGCTCGTCGCTGTTTCTGTCGTctttcctcggcggcgctctctcttcGAGTTCGCAGTCGTCGTcagcctcttcggcggcctcgacagcgggcgcgtcgcttccttcgccctcggaggcgtctcgcgcggcctcgcggggcTTCTTTGCTGGGCTGGagtccttcgccttctcctcctcggcgttctcctcctccacgTCCGGCTCCTTTGGGCTcctgcaggccgccggcctcggcgtGCGGGCTCCAAGCCCCGGAGCCGACGGTCAGAAGGACGAGGGAGGCCGCAAGGCTGGAGACAGTGGAGACgggcaggaggcggaggaagtcgAGATCGCCCAGGGAACGGCGCTCGGACGAATGACCAAACAAAAAAAGCAACTTTGG GGCGAACTCTGGGGCGATAAGCGAgagcgactgcggcggcgatcGCCCTACGGACATTTGCGGTCTTGGGACATTCGCT gcgtgTTGGTGAAGGGAGGAGACGATTTGCGGCAGGAGCTCCTCGCGTCGCAACTAGTGCGGCAGTTCAAGGCGATCTTCGATgaagcgcggctgccgctctgGCTGCGGCCTTACGAGATTCTCGTCACGGGTTCGAACTCCG GCGTGATGGAGTTCGTGCCCGATACTTGCAGCGTCGACGTGTTGAAGAAGCGACACAACACGGATTCGATTGCGAGAGTGTTTGATGTCCTCTTCGCGGACAACCCGTTTGAAGCCAAGAAG AACTTCATTGAGAGCCATGCGGCGTACTCCCTCGTCTCCTACTTCTTGCAAGTCAAAGACAGACACAACGGGAATCTTCTCCTCGACGCCGAAGGGCACCTCATCCACATCG ATTACGGATATCTCCTCTCCAACTCGCCTGGGAATATCAACTTCGAGACGTCGCCCTTCAAGCTTACGCAG GAATTTCTCGACGTCATGGACGGCGAGACGAGCGACAACTACGAATACTTCCGCACGTTGATCATCCGCGGGTTCCTCGAGGCCCGCAAGCACGCAGACCGAATCATTCTCCTCGTCGAGATGATGCTGTCag CGACCAAGATGCCTTGCTTCAGCGGCGGTCCGCAGTATACGCTCGACTCGCTGCGAGAGAGATTCATGATCGGTCTCCCCGAAGACACG TGCATCGAGCGCATCGTAGACTTGATTGAGACGTCGGTGAACAACTTCCGCACGGTTCAGTACGATAACTTCCAGCGCATCACCAACGGGATCCTCTGA